The window TTGCCCGACGCGCTTCTTACGCGGACGAATATATCATCCAGCCGGATAATTTCCAGACCTGGGGCGCAGCGCCGACCCCCCACAGTTTCCAGGGCGGCGATTTGATTGGCGCGCGGGAAAAATTAGACTACCTGGCCGATTTAGGCGTCAACGCCATCTTCTTCAACCCGATTTTTGCCTCGGCGTCCAACCATCGTTACCACACCAACGATTATTACCAGGTGGACCCATTGCTGGGCGGCAATCAGGCGCTGCGCGATTTTCTGGACGCAGCCCACGGCCGTAACATGCGCGTCATTTTGGATGGCGTGTTTAACCACGCCAGCCGGGGCTTTTTTCAGTTTAACCATCTGCTGGAATGTGGCGCGGAATCTCCCTTTGTGGATTGGTTCCACGTGCAGAAATGGCCGCTGAACGCCTATGATGAACGCGACAAGCCCAATTATGCCGCCTGGTGGGGCCACCGCGCTCTGCCAAAATTTAACACCAACACAACGGCCGTGCGCGAATTTCTCTGGCGTGCAGCCACCTACTGGCTGGAACAGGGCATTGATGGCTGGCGGCTGGACGTGCCCAACGAAATTGACGACGACGCCTTTTGGCAAGAATTTCGCCGCTGCTGCCGCGCCGTTAACTCAGACGCCTACATCGTCGGTGAATTATGGCAAGACGCCAGCCGTTGGCTGCAAGGGGACCAATTCGACGCGCAGATGAATTACAACTTTACGCGGCTGGCCTATGGCTTCATCTTGGGCAAAAGCATGGACCAGACAGAAACAAGGAAAACGGGATACGGGCGTATGCCCGCCCTCAGCGCCCCCCGGTTTGCCGCCCAACTAGACCAACTCTTCAACCAGACACACCACCCGCAAATCACCCTGGCGCAAATGAACATGCTGGGCAGCCACGACACCCCCCGCGTTTGGACGGTAGCCCGCGGCGATGCCACCGCCGTACGCCTGCTCTTCCTGCTGCAAATGACCGTGCCCGGCGCGCCCAACATCTACTACGGCGACGAAATTGGCCTGCCCGGTGGCGGCGACCCCGACTGCCGCCGCGCTTTTCCCTGGCACAACCCCGGCCAATGGCACAACCACCTGCGCGCCGACATGCAGCGCTTCATCGCCTTGCGGCGGGCCAAAGCAGCCCTGCGCCGGGGCGATTTCCAAATTCTGCACGCCGACCGGGGATTGGTGGTTTTTCAGCGGCAGTATGCGGGGCAAACGGCCGTCATCGCCCTCAACGCCTCCAGCCGCCGCGCATCCTTCACCCTGCCAGCCGGTCTTGTCGGCGCGCTGCCTGAACACCTATGCGCCGACGATCAGGCGGTGGCGTTGGCCGCCGGCCAGACGCTGTGGGTAAACGGCCGTGCCGCCCGCGTCTGGGCCGATTGATCTATCCCCATAAACTCCTACCGACAAGAACCGGTCAGTTTTGATAAGATGGATCATCTTTGGTAACATGGATCATCTTTGGGAGCAGTATCCGGTATCCGGTATCCAGTAATCAGTGTTCAGTGTTCAGTGCGCCTTTTCCAAAGTTAACGCCAACTGAACACCGAACACTGAAACGGGCACAGCTTTTTTCGTAACCTTAACGGCACAGCAGGAGAAATCAAGTACACTATCAGTTTCTAACACAGGCAAAATCAGGCAGCGGACACAGTTATGAAGGGAAATGGTGACCAACCGGGCACACCGGGCAACAATGAGAACGCCTCCATTCTCTACATCGAAGACAACCAGGACAACCGCAAACTGGTCAAACGAGTGCTTCAGGCCGCCGGTTTTCACGTCCATGGCGTGGCCGACGGCCCAACCGGGGTTTGAATACCTGCAAACCCACACGCCAGACCTCATCCTCATGGACATCCACCTGCCTGGCACAGACGGTTACACCCTGACCCGCCAACTGCGCCAAAGTGAACAATTCGCGGCCGTGCCCATCATCACCCTGACCGCCAACGTGACCAAAGAAGACGAACAAAAAAGCCAGGAAGCTGGGGCCAATGGCTTTATCCAAAAACCAATCAATGTAGACAGTCTGCCAGACCAGATCCGCACCTATCTGGCTGAAAATGAACGAGGGAGACCATGAATCAGGCCGTAACCAAAACCCGAAAAGCCATCGAGCCATCCGACGCTCACATTCTCGTCGTGGAAGACAACGTCTCCAATTTTGTTCTCATTGCCCGTTTGCTGGCCTTTATGGGCGTGCAAAAATGCGAATGGAAGACCACCGGTTGGGGCGTGGTGGAGTTTGCCAACACCATGCCGCGCGTGGATCTCATCCTCATGGATTTGCGCCTGCCCCACGAAGACGGCTACGAAGCGCTGCGCCAGATTCGCGCCGATGACCGGCTGGGCAACTCGCTCGTCGTTGTTGTCACCGCCCACGGCAGCAGCGAAGAGATGAAAAAGGCCAGAGAAGCCGGCTTCGACGGCTTCCTGGTGAAACCCCTGGACGCCGATTTATTCCCCGAACAAATCAGCCGAATCTTAAACGGAGAAGAAATCTGGGACCTGGGCATATAAGATGACGTTTCCCGCTGCATTTGCGCGCTGGCTGGCTGTTCAATCTGACGATGAGACAATCATCCAGAAAGGACGCCTGACGCAGAATATCATTATTGCGTTAACGGCCGTTTCCCTCCTCAGCGCCCTCGCCAACCTGTCCCGCCACCTGGCCGCCAACAACGCCGTTAGTCTGCTGCCCGCCCTGGCCGAGCTGCTGATTACGCCCCTCTTTGCCCTCAGCGCCCTCTACATTGTCCGGCGCGGCCAGCCGGTTTGGGCCGCTCACTTCTTTTTTATCGTTCTCAATACCATCTTCTTCATCCAATTTGTCGCCAGCGGCAACATCACCACCCTGCCCTATCTAATGCTGATATCGGTGCTTGGCATCGCCACAATTGATTCTGTCCGCTCCAGCATGGTTTACACCGCGCTCATCATCGCCTCCATGAGCGCCTATTACCTGTTCGCCGACAACGCCATCTACACCCTCACAGACCTGTTGGCCTATGTCCTGACGACATTGAGCATTGGCTTCACGGCCTGGGTCAGCGCCAGCGCCATGCGCCGCTCGCTGCGCACCGCCAACCAACTGGCCGCCGAACAAAAAAAGCAAACCGACTTCGTGCAGCGCCGGGCGCAGCAGTTGCAGCGGGTAACGGCCGTTAGCCAAACCGCCAGCGCCTTACTCGATTTGGAAGAACTGCTGCGCGACACAGTCTACACCGTGCGCGACCAGTTTGGTTTCTATTTTGCCGCCATTTACCTGCTAGACGACGATGGGCAGCACCTGACACTGCGCGAAGCCACCGGCGCCGTCGGCGGCGAAATGAAAACGCGCCGCTACCAGATTGATCTGGACGCCCCCTCTATTGTCGGTTGGGTGGCGCAGCACGGCGAGGCCCGCCTGGCCCGCGACGTGCTGGCCGATCCGGTCTTTTTCAACGAACCCTTGCTGCGCGAGACCCGCTCCGAACTGGCGCTGCCGCTGCAAACACACGGCCGTATTCTGGGTGTCTTAGACGTGCAAAGCCGCGAACCCGACGCCTTTCCCGAAGAAGACCTGGCCGTTTTGCAAATTATGACCAACCAGGTGGCCGGCAGCATAGACAACGCCCGCCTCTTTGCCCGCACCGAACAGCATCTCAACGAAACCCAAACCCTGCTCACCCTCAGCACCAATTTAGCCACCACCCTGGACGTAGGCGAAATCTACCGGCGGGCAGCGCGCACCTTTGCCCAGCAGTTCACCGCCAACGCCTGCACCATCACCCTATGGGACCAGGCCAACAACGCCCTGCGCCGCGAAATTACCTACACGCGCTGGGAAGACGGCCGTACCGCCGACAAATTCAACCTCACCTCCGTCATTTACGATCTGGCCGAGCATCCCGGCTCCGCCCAGGTGCTGCAAACCGGCCAGCCCTGGCCACGCCAACTCGGCGACGCCCACCTCAGCGATGCCGAAAGCCACCGCCTGACCGACGCCGGCCATGCCAGCAGTCTGGAAGTCGCCTTGCTGATCGGGTCGCAAGCCCAGGGCAGCATCATCATCTTTCGCGGGCCAGACCAGCGCCCTTTCACCGCAGCGGAGACCCAATTGGCCCAGGTAATGGCCAACGAAACAGCCATCGCCCTATCCAACGCCCAACTGGCTTCCGAAGCGCGCGGCCGTGTGGCCCAACTCAGCGCCCTTAACCGCCTCAGTCAGGCGCTTTCCCTGGCCCCCACCCTGCACGACATTTTTGACAGCGCGCGGCGCGAGGTATTTTCCCTGTTTGAGGCGACGGCCATGTCTGTCATCCTCGTCACCCCAGACGGCCAACACCTGAACTGGATTTTTGCCTACGAATACGGCCAGGAAGTTGATCTGTCCGGCATCCCACCACTGGACGTTAACCAGGGCTTTAG of the Candidatus Leptovillus gracilis genome contains:
- a CDS encoding glycoside hydrolase family 13 protein, yielding MIPMTSPITTPDWVKDAIFYQIFPDRFARRASYADEYIIQPDNFQTWGAAPTPHSFQGGDLIGAREKLDYLADLGVNAIFFNPIFASASNHRYHTNDYYQVDPLLGGNQALRDFLDAAHGRNMRVILDGVFNHASRGFFQFNHLLECGAESPFVDWFHVQKWPLNAYDERDKPNYAAWWGHRALPKFNTNTTAVREFLWRAATYWLEQGIDGWRLDVPNEIDDDAFWQEFRRCCRAVNSDAYIVGELWQDASRWLQGDQFDAQMNYNFTRLAYGFILGKSMDQTETRKTGYGRMPALSAPRFAAQLDQLFNQTHHPQITLAQMNMLGSHDTPRVWTVARGDATAVRLLFLLQMTVPGAPNIYYGDEIGLPGGGDPDCRRAFPWHNPGQWHNHLRADMQRFIALRRAKAALRRGDFQILHADRGLVVFQRQYAGQTAVIALNASSRRASFTLPAGLVGALPEHLCADDQAVALAAGQTLWVNGRAARVWAD
- a CDS encoding response regulator; this encodes MKGNGDQPGTPGNNENASILYIEDNQDNRKLVKRVLQAAGFHVHGVADGPTGV
- a CDS encoding response regulator, which encodes MAWPTAQPGFEYLQTHTPDLILMDIHLPGTDGYTLTRQLRQSEQFAAVPIITLTANVTKEDEQKSQEAGANGFIQKPINVDSLPDQIRTYLAENERGRP
- a CDS encoding response regulator; this encodes MNQAVTKTRKAIEPSDAHILVVEDNVSNFVLIARLLAFMGVQKCEWKTTGWGVVEFANTMPRVDLILMDLRLPHEDGYEALRQIRADDRLGNSLVVVVTAHGSSEEMKKAREAGFDGFLVKPLDADLFPEQISRILNGEEIWDLGI
- a CDS encoding GAF domain-containing protein: MTFPAAFARWLAVQSDDETIIQKGRLTQNIIIALTAVSLLSALANLSRHLAANNAVSLLPALAELLITPLFALSALYIVRRGQPVWAAHFFFIVLNTIFFIQFVASGNITTLPYLMLISVLGIATIDSVRSSMVYTALIIASMSAYYLFADNAIYTLTDLLAYVLTTLSIGFTAWVSASAMRRSLRTANQLAAEQKKQTDFVQRRAQQLQRVTAVSQTASALLDLEELLRDTVYTVRDQFGFYFAAIYLLDDDGQHLTLREATGAVGGEMKTRRYQIDLDAPSIVGWVAQHGEARLARDVLADPVFFNEPLLRETRSELALPLQTHGRILGVLDVQSREPDAFPEEDLAVLQIMTNQVAGSIDNARLFARTEQHLNETQTLLTLSTNLATTLDVGEIYRRAARTFAQQFTANACTITLWDQANNALRREITYTRWEDGRTADKFNLTSVIYDLAEHPGSAQVLQTGQPWPRQLGDAHLSDAESHRLTDAGHASSLEVALLIGSQAQGSIIIFRGPDQRPFTAAETQLAQVMANETAIALSNAQLASEARGRVAQLSALNRLSQALSLAPTLHDIFDSARREVFSLFEATAMSVILVTPDGQHLNWIFAYEYGQEVDLSGIPPLDVNQGFSGEVVRSRQYLLINRQVAELAEKYQSITVGAPSSTWLGFPLIVANELIGVLAIENENDSDAFGERDVQLLETIAGSLAIALNNHLQLEAVQHALLAQSIQRNQLQTAAEIAAATTSILQLDQLLERAVNLIQERFSLYYTGLFLIDAASQEAVLQAATGEAGRIQLQKGHHLTVGGRSLIGGATADGQPRITQDVYTDAEWRANPHLPATRSELALPLRVHGHIIGALTVQSVEPNAFGAELIGVLQTMSDQLAIAIDNTRLLADAENRTRRQRELTHISAQLHNTADLDEIIHIGLKAISERVAGQPVALNLGTRQEGAAGTNGRTQSTPDTVGQP